Proteins co-encoded in one Malus sylvestris chromosome 7, drMalSylv7.2, whole genome shotgun sequence genomic window:
- the LOC126629556 gene encoding sorbitol dehydrogenase-like gives MGKGGQSCNGVVRDAKSVEQENMAAWLVDVNTIRILPFKLPDIGPNDVQIRIKAVGICGSDVHYLKNMKLADFEVKEPMVIGHECAGIVEKVGSDVKHLVSGDRVAVEPGISCSRCQQCKGGRYNLCPDMKFFATPPVHGSLANQIVHPADLCFKLPENVSLEEGAMCEPLSVGVHACRRANVGPETTVLIVGAGPIGLVSVLAARAFGAPRIVIVDMDDKRLAVAKSLGADGTVKVSAKMEDLDDEVAKIKETMGAEVDVTFDCVGFNKTMSTGLNATRPGGKVCLVGMGHSMMTVPLTPAAAREVDVVGVFRYKNTWPLCLEFLRSGKIDVKPLITHRFGFTEKEVEEAFATSARGGDAIKVMFNL, from the exons ATGGGTAAGGGAGGCCAATCCTGCAATGGCGTGGTTAGAGATGCCAAATCTGTTGAGCAGGAAAACATGGCTGCCTGGCTCGTTGATGTTAACACCATCAGGATCCTACCTTTCAAGCTCCCCGATATTG GACCCAATGATGTTCAAATTCGGATTAAGGCTGTCGGCATTTGTGGAAGCGATGTTCACTACCTCAAGAACATGAAACTGGCGGATTTTGAGGTGAAAGAACCAATGGTGATCGGACATGAGTGTGCTGGGATCGTAGAAAAAGTTGGGAGCGACGTGAAGCATCTGGTTTCTGGTGACCGCGTGGCGGTAGAGCCCGGCATCAGCTGCTCACGGTGCCAGCAGTGCAAAGGAGGCCGCTACAATCTCTGCCCCGACATGAAGTTTTTCGCCACCCCACCGGTTCATGGTTCCTTGGCTAACCAGATTGTGCACCCTGCAGATCTGTGCTTTAAACTGCCCGAAAACGTGAGCTTGGAGGAAGGAGCAATGTGTGAGCCCTTGAGTGTTGGGGTTCACGCTTGTCGGCGAGCCAATGTTGGTCCCGAAACAACTGTTCTGATCGTCGGTGCAGGGCCGATTGGGCTGGTTTCCGTGCTCGCTGCTCGTGCTTTCGGAGCACCAAGAATTGTCATCGTAGATATGGATGATAAGCGTTTAGCCGTGGCAAAGTCTCTGGGAGCTGATGGAACCGTCAAAGTTTCAGCAAAAATGGAGGATTTAGATGACGAAGTTGCCAAGATTAAAGAAACCATGGGAGCCGAAGTTGATGTGACCTTCGACTGTGTGGGTTTCAACAAAACCATGTCCACGGGCCTCAATGCTACTCGTCCCGGCGGCAAAGTTTGCCTTGTAGGAATGGGGCACAGCATGATGACAGTCCCTCTGACACCGGCTGCAGCCAGGGAGGTTGACGTGGTTGGAGTTTTCCGGTATAAGAACACATGGCCTCTTTGCCTTGAGTTTTTGAGAAGCGGGAAGATCGACGTGAAGCCGCTTATTACCCACCGGTTTGGATTTACCGAGAAGGAGGTGGAAGAAGCATTTGCAACCAGTGCTCGTGGGGGTGACGCCATTAAAGTCATGTTTAATCTATAG
- the LOC126629385 gene encoding sorbitol dehydrogenase-like, producing the protein MGKGGQLINEVAKEAKPIKQENMAAWLVDVNTIRILPFQLPSIGPNDVRIRIKAVGICGSDVHYLKTMKCADFEVKEPMVIGHECAGIVEKVGSEVKHLVPGDRVAVEPGISCSRCQQCRGGRYNLCPDMKFFATPPVHGSLANQIVHPADLCFKLPENVSLEEGAMCEPLSVGVHACRRANVGPETTVLVIGAGPIGLVSVLAARAFGAPRIVIVDMDDQRLAMAKSLGADETVKVSTKMEDLDDEVAKIKKAMNSEVDVTFDCVGFNKTMSTGLNATRPGGKVCLVGMGHGMMTVPLTPAAAREVDVVGVFRYKNTWPLCLDFLRTGKIDVKPLITHRFGFTEKEVEEAFATSARGGNAIKVMFNL; encoded by the exons ATGGGTAAGGGAGGGCAATTGATTAACGAAGTGGCTAAGGAAGCCAAACCTATTAAGCAAGAAAACATGGCTGCTTGGCTTGTTGATGTCAACACCATCAGGATCCTACCTTTCCAGCTCCCCAGTATCG gacCCAATGATGTTCGGATTCGGATTAAGGCTGTCGGCATTTGTGGAAGCGATGTTCACTACCTCAAGACAATGAAATGTGCGGATTTTGAGGTTAAGGAGCCAATGGTGATCGGACATGAATGTGCTGGGATCGTAGAAAAAGTTGGCAGCGAGGTGAAGCATCTGGTGCCCGGTGACCGCGTCGCGGTAGAACCTGGTATCAGCTGCTCACGGTGCCAGCAGTGCAGAGGAGGCCGCTACAATCTGTGCCCGGACATGAAGTTTTTCGCCACCCCACCGGTTCATGGTTCCTTGGCTAATCAG ATTGTGCATCCTGCGGATCTATGTTTTAAGCTGCCGGAGAACGTGAGCTTGGAGGAAGGGGCAATGTGCGAGCCCTTAAGTGTTGGGGTTCACGCTTGTCGTCGAGCCAATGTTGGTCCCGAAACAACTGTTCTGGTCATCGGAGCAGGGCCCATTGGTCTGGTTTCTGTTTTGGCCGCTCGTGCTTTTGGGGCACCAAGAATTGTCATTGTGGATATGGATGACCAGCGTCTAGCTATGGCAAAGTCTCTCGGCGCTGATGAAACCGTGAAAGTTTCGACAAAAATGGAGGACTTAGATGATGAAGTTGCCAAGATTAAAAAGGCCATGAATTCCGAAGTGGATGTGACCTTCGATTGTGTTGGTTTCAATAAAACCATGTCGACGGGTCTCAACGCCACTCGCCCCGGCGGTAAAGTCTGCCTTGTCGGAATGGGACACGGCATGATGACTGTCCCTCTAACTCCAGCTGCTGCTAG GGAAGTTGATGTGGTTGGAGTTTTCCGGTACAAGAACACATGGCCACTTTGCCTCGATTTCTTGAGAACTGGGAAGATCGACGTGAAGCCGCTTATTACTCACCGGTTTGGATTCACCGAAAAGGAGGTGGAAGAAGCCTTTGCGACCAGTGCTCGTGGGGGTAACGCCATCAAAGTCATGTTTAATCTATAG
- the LOC126629386 gene encoding sorbitol dehydrogenase-like: MGRGGKSANGEAREGGEQENKAAWLIGVNNLKIQTFNLPRLGPNDIRIKIKAVGICGSDVHYLKTMKCGDYEVKEPMVIGHECAGIVDAVGSEVKHLVSGDRVALEPGISCAKCHQCKGGRYNLCPDMKFFATPPVHGSLANQIVHPADLCFKLPENVSLEEGALCEPLSVGVHACRRANVTPETTVLIIGAGPIGLVSVLSARAFGAPRIVIVDMDDQRLAMAKSLGADETVKVSTKAEDLDDEVAKIKKAMKSEVDVTFDCVGFNKTMSTALAATGPGGKVCLVGMGHSMMTVPLTSASAREVDVVGIFRYNNTWPLCIEFLRSGKIDVKPLITHRFGFSQKEVEDAFETSARGGNAIKVMFNL, from the exons ATGGGGAGGGGAGGCAAGTCGGCTAACGGGGAAGCAAGAGAAGGAGGGGAACAAGAAAACAAGGCTGCATGGCTTATTGGTGTTAACAACCTCAAGATCCAGACTTTCAATCTCCCGAGACTTG GACCCAATGATATTCGAATTAAGATCAAGGCCGTAGGCATTTGTGGAAGCGACGTTCATTACCTCAAG ACCATGAAGTGTGGGGATTATGAAGTTAAGGAGCCAATGGTGATTGGCCATGAGTGTGCTGGGATCGTAGATGCAGTCGGTAGCGAGGTGAAGCATCTGGTTTCTGGCGATCGCGTGGCTTTAGAGCCCGGCATCAGCTGCGCAAAGTGTCATCAGTGCAAAGGAGGCCGCTACAATCTTTGCCCTGACATGAAGTTTTTCGCCACCCCGCCAGTTCATGGTTCCTTGGCGAACCAG ATTGTGCATCCTGCGGACTTGTGCTTTAAGCTTCCTGAGAATGTGAGCTTGGAGGAAGGGGCATTGTGTGAGCCCTTGAGTGTTGGGGTTCATGCTTGTCGGAGGGCCAATGTCACTCCGGAAACAACTGTTCTGATCATCGGAGCAGGGCCGATTGGGCTTGTTTCCGTGCTATCTGCTCGTGCTTTTGGGGCGCCAAGAATTGTCATTGTGGATATGGATGACCAGCGTCTAGCTATGGCAAAGTCTCTTGGTGCCGATGAAACCGtcaaagtttcaacaaaagctgAGGATTTGGATGACGAAGTTGCCAAGATTAAAAAAGCCATGAAGTCCGAAGTGGATGTGACCTTTGACTGTGTAGGTTTCAACAAAACCATGTCAACAGCTCTCGCCGCCACTGGTCCCGGCGGCAAGGTCTGCCTGGTCGGAATGGGACACAGCATGATGACTGTCCCTCTCACTTCTGCTTCTGCCAG GGAGGTGGATGTGGTTGGAATTTTCCGATACAATAATACGTGGCCACTTTGCATCGAGTTTCTGAGAAGCGGGAAGATCGACGTGAAACCTCTTATTACGCACCGTTTCGGATTTTCCCAGAAGGAAGTGGAAGATGCCTTTGAGACCAGTGCTCGTGGAGGCAATGCTATTAAAGTCATGTTTAATTTGTAG